From Hominilimicola fabiformis, one genomic window encodes:
- the coaE gene encoding dephospho-CoA kinase (Dephospho-CoA kinase (CoaE) performs the final step in coenzyme A biosynthesis.): MVVFGITGGSGSGKTSVSKMLEKLGVHIIDTDVIAHEIVEPNSDCLNELVDYFGDSILNDDKTLNRKKLASIAFSDKQKTEALSNITHKYIKAEVVKDINTTDAELVGIDGAVIIGSNVEPLCEFIVSVIADKQSRITRIKTRDNITDEQAIQRINAQNDDEFYKENSMYIIYNNGDIAQLESDVVGLFNKIKGNSFE, translated from the coding sequence ATGGTTGTTTTCGGTATAACAGGTGGAAGCGGAAGCGGAAAAACATCTGTTTCAAAAATGCTTGAAAAACTGGGTGTGCATATTATTGACACAGATGTAATTGCACACGAAATCGTAGAACCAAACAGTGATTGTCTTAATGAATTGGTCGATTATTTCGGTGATAGCATACTAAATGACGATAAGACATTGAATAGAAAGAAATTAGCATCAATCGCTTTTTCTGACAAACAAAAAACAGAGGCATTAAGCAACATAACGCATAAATATATAAAGGCGGAAGTGGTAAAAGACATAAACACGACTGATGCCGAATTGGTTGGTATAGACGGAGCAGTGATAATCGGAAGTAATGTTGAACCGCTTTGTGAATTTATAGTGTCGGTTATTGCTGATAAACAAAGCAGAATCACACGAATTAAGACGCGTGACAATATTACCGATGAACAGGCGATACAAAGAATTAATGCTCAAAATGATGATGAGTTCTATAAGGAAAATTCAATGTATATCATATATAATAACGGTGATATTGCACAGCTTGAAAGTGATGTTGTCGGGTTATTTAATAAAATAAAGGGGAATAGTTTTGAGTAA
- a CDS encoding uracil-DNA glycosylase: MVNIGNDWDEILKDEFSKEYYLKLRAFLKSEYKLHCIHPDMYDIFNALKWTSYANTKIVILGQDPYHEVGQAHGLAFSVQKGVKIPPSLLNMYKELHNELGLYIPNNGYLEKWARQGVLLLNSALTVRDGQANSHRNKGWEIFTNRVVECLNERKDPVIFMLWGNNAKEKIKVITNHYHKILTAAHPSPLSANRGFFGCGHFETANRMLTEMGKTPIDWQIENI; encoded by the coding sequence GTGGTTAATATAGGAAATGATTGGGACGAAATTCTTAAAGATGAATTTAGTAAAGAATATTATCTGAAACTTCGTGCTTTTTTGAAATCTGAATATAAATTGCATTGTATTCATCCTGATATGTATGATATTTTTAATGCTTTGAAATGGACATCTTATGCAAATACGAAGATTGTCATTCTTGGTCAAGACCCGTATCATGAAGTAGGTCAAGCACACGGGTTGGCTTTCTCGGTTCAAAAAGGTGTTAAAATTCCTCCGTCATTATTGAATATGTATAAGGAACTTCATAATGAATTGGGATTGTACATTCCAAATAACGGTTATCTTGAAAAATGGGCAAGGCAAGGTGTGTTGTTGCTTAACTCAGCATTGACTGTCCGTGACGGTCAGGCAAATTCACACAGAAACAAAGGTTGGGAGATATTTACCAACAGAGTTGTCGAGTGTTTGAATGAACGCAAAGACCCGGTAATATTTATGCTTTGGGGTAACAATGCGAAAGAGAAAATAAAGGTTATTACTAATCATTATCATAAAATTTTAACTGCCGCACATCCGAGTCCGTTGTCGGCAAACAGAGGATTTTTCGGCTGCGGTCATTTTGAAACGGCAAACAGAATGTTGACGGAAATGGGTAAAACACCGATAGATTGGCAAATTGAGAACATTTAA
- a CDS encoding S-layer homology domain-containing protein has translation MKNKKIISLICALAMIFTMFSAITVNAADAKGIDLSADISKDNKTITVNATAVGTEGALSNFTIAMTVPEGVTTDNVKAESASTQSLTTNVADGILYVGFLDMSGKGVTFADNKLVTITISLPTALTDDVTMTLTDEAGIQDNNGAIYVSDGMKASSVTVIPSGKPTPKPTSPARPTIAPVPTVNPDVTPVPTDVPVVGKGIGLTSSISSDNKTITVNATASGTEGALSNFTIAMTVPEGVTTDNVKAESASTQSLTTNVADGILYVGFLDMSGKGVTFADNKLVTITISLPTALTAPVALTLTDEAGIQDNNGAVYVSDGMTAASTVVTPSTEPVPTVNPVKTVALKSVVSTGYGDAIKAAKDAGKDVYLTVDVKKGDQDAVYGEDYEAVYNGKTLTEAEYKNLISGYTDADMADVINGLTYNIYNSSVNNVSTTVNAIDAEGNAEQIVDPKDNTLTPAKPTAKPSEPSISVKASSTTVEFDKKFTVTATVKNAKDGAKVAFTTDDDEKYAVIFGTPTEINSKGETKATYVANDKPGTVTITATYKDTEGNEKSASVKVTVKKASTTTGGNDGTTSGGGPGIIAPGNTGAVTTPNTNTNYKPDFQDLDSVEWARTAINGLAMRGMINGRDQYTFDPNANITRAEYCQILMGAINALNAKGESTFADVPSTAWYYNAVSVASQLGIVSGYGDGNFGPNDLITRQDMALMTYKTAKIMNKSLEPVNAEITFEDSHEISDYAFEAVMTLQKAGIINGMTDTTFEPHSNATRAQSAKVIFDTFVDAQ, from the coding sequence AGGGAATTGATCTTAGTGCAGATATTTCAAAAGACAACAAAACAATAACAGTTAATGCAACAGCCGTAGGAACAGAAGGTGCTCTAAGCAACTTCACAATCGCAATGACAGTTCCAGAAGGTGTTACAACTGATAATGTAAAAGCAGAATCAGCATCAACACAATCACTAACAACAAATGTTGCAGACGGTATTTTGTATGTAGGATTCCTTGATATGTCAGGTAAGGGTGTAACATTTGCTGACAATAAGCTTGTTACAATTACAATTTCACTTCCAACAGCTCTTACAGATGATGTGACAATGACATTGACAGACGAAGCAGGTATCCAGGATAACAATGGTGCTATATATGTATCAGATGGTATGAAAGCCTCATCAGTAACAGTTATACCATCAGGCAAGCCGACACCAAAGCCAACATCACCTGCACGTCCAACAATAGCTCCTGTTCCTACAGTAAATCCAGACGTAACACCTGTTCCTACAGATGTTCCAGTAGTAGGCAAAGGTATTGGTCTTACATCATCAATCTCAAGTGATAACAAGACAATAACAGTTAATGCAACTGCATCAGGAACTGAAGGTGCTCTAAGCAACTTCACAATCGCAATGACAGTTCCGGAAGGTGTTACAACTGATAATGTAAAAGCAGAATCAGCATCAACACAATCACTAACAACAAATGTTGCAGACGGTATTTTGTATGTAGGATTCCTTGATATGTCAGGTAAGGGTGTAACATTTGCTGATAATAAGCTTGTTACAATTACAATTTCACTTCCAACAGCTTTGACAGCACCAGTTGCACTAACATTGACAGACGAAGCAGGTATCCAGGATAACAATGGTGCTGTATATGTATCAGATGGTATGACAGCTGCATCAACAGTAGTTACACCATCAACAGAACCTGTTCCTACAGTTAACCCTGTTAAGACAGTTGCATTGAAGAGCGTTGTATCAACTGGTTATGGTGATGCAATTAAGGCAGCTAAAGATGCAGGTAAGGACGTTTACCTAACAGTAGATGTTAAGAAGGGTGACCAGGATGCTGTATACGGTGAAGATTATGAAGCTGTATACAATGGTAAAACTCTAACAGAAGCTGAATACAAGAACCTAATTTCAGGTTACACAGATGCTGATATGGCAGACGTTATCAACGGTCTAACATACAATATCTACAATAGCTCTGTAAATAATGTTTCAACAACAGTTAATGCTATTGATGCTGAAGGTAATGCAGAACAAATTGTTGATCCTAAGGATAACACTCTAACACCTGCTAAGCCGACAGCTAAGCCATCTGAGCCATCAATCTCAGTTAAGGCTTCATCAACAACTGTTGAATTTGATAAGAAGTTCACTGTAACAGCTACAGTTAAGAACGCAAAAGACGGTGCTAAGGTTGCATTCACAACAGATGATGATGAAAAGTATGCAGTAATCTTCGGTACACCTACAGAAATCAATTCTAAGGGTGAAACAAAGGCTACTTACGTTGCAAATGATAAGCCTGGTACAGTTACAATCACAGCAACATACAAAGATACTGAAGGTAACGAAAAGTCAGCATCTGTAAAGGTTACAGTTAAGAAGGCTTCTACAACAACTGGTGGTAATGACGGTACAACTTCAGGTGGTGGCCCTGGCATAATCGCTCCTGGTAACACAGGTGCTGTAACAACACCTAACACAAATACTAACTACAAGCCAGACTTCCAGGATCTTGACTCAGTTGAATGGGCAAGAACAGCAATCAACGGACTTGCTATGAGAGGTATGATTAACGGTAGAGATCAATATACATTCGATCCTAATGCAAACATCACAAGAGCAGAATACTGCCAGATTCTAATGGGTGCTATCAACGCTCTTAACGCCAAAGGTGAATCAACATTCGCAGACGTTCCTTCAACAGCTTGGTACTACAATGCAGTATCAGTTGCAAGTCAACTTGGTATCGTTTCAGGCTACGGTGACGGTAACTTCGGTCCTAATGACCTAATCACAAGACAAGATATGGCTCTTATGACATATAAGACAGCTAAAATCATGAACAAGTCACTTGAACCTGTAAATGCTGAAATCACATTTGAGGATTCACATGAAATCTCAGATTACGCATTTGAAGCAGTTATGACTCTTCAAAAGGCCGGTATTATCAACGGTATGACTGATACAACATTTGAACCACATTCAAATGCTACAAGAGCTCAGTCAGCTAAGGTAATCTTCGATACATTCGTTGATGCTCAATAA